ACCTGTACGATTCCGGTCGATAGCATTCCCAATGCAAGCCACAGAGTGGAAACCCAATAGATGATTTTATTTTTCATTGTCATACCCTGTTATTTTAATTTGTTTAAGATGTCCTGTAGCCTGTTATGCGCCATATTAATACCTTGAGCAAAAGGTAACTTCAGTATTTGGTCCCTATCTGCGACTGATTTATATACTATATGCATACTGAGTTTGCTTGTTTCATCGGTGAGTTTTTCAAATTCCAAGAATTCAAGTTGAACCGGGAAAGTAGTATTTTCCATTTCAAATGTCCGCGTGATTTTTTCATTCGGACAAAACTCATGAATCACCCCGTTGAATCCGTATTTATTTCCTTTGGGATCACTTGTTTCGAATTGATAACTGCCGTGCTTTTTATTTTCCAATTTCAGCACTTTTGTTCCCATCCATTGCTCGACGATTTCAGGTTCAACATACGCCTTAAAAAGCAATTCCAACGGCAAATCGAACTCCCTGGTTATCGTTAACTCCTGTTTTCCGTCTTCAGCATTAAGTTTCGTTTTTTGTTCCATGTTATTTGCCTTTGTATTTTTTCATGATTGTTTCTAATTTGTTGAATCGATCTTCCCAGATTAGGCGGAATGGTTCAATAAAGTCGGCTACTTCTTTCATTTTTTTTGCATTGATATGATAATATATCTCTCTACCTGTTTGTTCCTGCTTCAGCAATTCGCACTCCGTGAGAATCTGCAGATGTTTTGAAACGGTAGGTCTTGCCGTGTCAAAGTTTGCAGCTATGGCTCCCGCAGTCATGGATTGCGAAGCAACCAACAAAAGTATGGTCCTTCTTGTCGGGTCCGCTATTGCTTGGAAAACGTCTCGTCTTAAGTTCATTGCGTAGTTATTTAACTACAAATAAAATGTAGCTATTTAGCTACGCAACTTTTTTTTGAAAATTTTTATTCTTTGGAAAGCATCTTTATGTGTCCATTGTGTGTTTTCAAGGTTATGCCACTTAGCTGCAACGGCTCCGACCGGATTGACAATGAAGGAACTCGCGAAACAATCTATCCAATATGATTACACTTGATAAATTCAGAAAGCTTTCTTATGATCATTGTCGCTTATTGCCAAATTGCACCGAAGAAACTAGTCGATTTGGTTAAACAAAAAAAGTAGTCTGTAAAATTATGAGTAAGTTAATCATTAGAAAATCAAATACTCTTATACTTTGCATTTTATTCAGTTTTATCCCCAACTGTGCATCCCAAAACAATTTAAAAGAATCACATGCTGATCCTTCTTCAGTGATTTCATCCTTAGAAAAAATCAATATTGGCGGAACCGATCAATGGATTCTCTCCCGTGGCAATGATATAAAAAAACCCGTTTTATTAATTGTTCACGGTGGACCGGGTGC
The nucleotide sequence above comes from Leptospira kobayashii. Encoded proteins:
- a CDS encoding SRPBCC domain-containing protein; amino-acid sequence: MEQKTKLNAEDGKQELTITREFDLPLELLFKAYVEPEIVEQWMGTKVLKLENKKHGSYQFETSDPKGNKYGFNGVIHEFCPNEKITRTFEMENTTFPVQLEFLEFEKLTDETSKLSMHIVYKSVADRDQILKLPFAQGINMAHNRLQDILNKLK
- a CDS encoding ArsR/SmtB family transcription factor, with product MNLRRDVFQAIADPTRRTILLLVASQSMTAGAIAANFDTARPTVSKHLQILTECELLKQEQTGREIYYHINAKKMKEVADFIEPFRLIWEDRFNKLETIMKKYKGK